One stretch of Brettanomyces nanus chromosome 4, complete sequence DNA includes these proteins:
- a CDS encoding uncharacterized protein (BUSCO:EOG09343EE7~EggNog:ENOG41): MSGILPIYKSDTDGKQSDKYEFVVRFVGNNHDIVIPIDGNTIRLKNVSTRYIRQEIRRQDPELSNKRLKLIHNGGVLLNHTDFEKELKYYNTADDSVTKIYVHCLVGDELSGDELAKEEELERQPEKSTTEAPRGFERFLSQGFSQQDIIDLRQQFQQIHGVDTSGQTEDGLRDLEDRWIDSTVNNEIDEFPANLRIPSGGGSRETGSTGTATGASTGAVGSTRGSDGTGAGDAASTAGPGGYITRETNVHRELFIGVSVGFFLGVFALFLLAMEAGGIFNKRTRMAIMSGVIVNVSFGVLKAWS; this comes from the coding sequence ATGTCAGGCATTCTTCCGATATATAAATCTGATACTGATGGTAAACAAAGTGATAAATATGAATTTGTGGTTCGATTTGTGGGAAACAATCATGATATAGTGATTCCTATAGATGGTAATACTATACGGTTGAAAAATGTATCAACGAGATATATACGGCAAGAAATTAGACGACAGGATCCGGAATTATCGAATAAGAGGTTGAAATTGATACATAACGGAGGGGTTCTCCTGAACCATACtgattttgaaaaggaattgaagTATTACAATACAGCAGACGATTCTGTGACCAAGATTTATGTGCATTGTCTTGTAGGAGATGAACTAAGTGGTGATgagttggccaaagaagaagaattggaaagACAGCCAGAGAAATCCACTACAGAGGCGCCTAGGGGGTTTGAGCGGTTCTTATCGCAGGGCTTTTCTCAGCAGGACATAATAGATTTACGGCAGCAGTTCCAGCAGATACACGGGGTAGATACTTCAGGTCAGACTGAGGACGGCTTGAGAGATCTAGAAGATAGATGGATCGATAGCACTGTTAATAATGAGATCGATGAGTTTCCTGCGAATCTACGGATTCCCAGCGGTGGCGGTTCTCGCGAAACAGGCTCAACCGGGACAGCTACCGGGGCATCTACTGGGGCAGTAGGATCTACCAGGGGTTCCGACGGTACTGGAGCAGGAGATGCTGCATCTACAGCAGGACCTGGTGGTTACATTACGCGGGAAACTAATGTCCACAGAGAGTTGTTCATAGGAGTGAGCGTGGGTTTTTTTTTGGGAGTCTTTGCACTCTTTCTCCTGGCTATGGAGGCTGGAGGAATATTCAACAAGCGGACACGGATGGCTATAATGTCTGGGGTGATTGTGAATGTGAGTTTCGGAGTGCTAAAGGCATGGTCGTAG
- a CDS encoding uncharacterized protein (EggNog:ENOG41) — MVKWFPIGLIAVAVSYVSAVENPAVFRICEGATEQQENPLKTISQDDSILNLADDFGIAGFYSIDEDSVDLDAVSLGKQGCQSSKKLVVVVNGVDVPALFFDDQQPVFVIETKDDRANSKFKQFLADFPSKLSLLQSGSLEKQQLSKEIDVFEPIKHTLTSWKRLFFAGEDKLDALWTDLQESYGQYAQFNKRAINVINDEIFVKEMTQLNYLLTKEIENIPEGSVITVNLNSLVSVFKKTGVNSQTYNTCKKMLANILGRGDSSGLEKTIVALPIDQQTFTFKFNEESKQQKRNLLRRSSRSSLKHSNSAYKSCYSSQETCIDSTGSCSGHGTCTQVRKCWTCMCSATMDKGLSTYWAGNACEKKDVSSQFHLLFWTSLFIILAMVAGIKFMYECGETKLPGVLLAATVQTKRSGQ, encoded by the coding sequence ATGGTCAAGTGGTTTCCAATTGGCTTAATAGCAGTAGCAGTCTCATATGTTTCTGCTGTAGAGAACCCGGCTGTGTTCCGGATTTGTGAAGGCGCAACAGAGCAACAAGAGAACCCGTTGAAGACAATATCACAGGATGATTCGATTCTTAATTTGGCCGACGATTTTGGTATTGCCGGGTTTTATTCGATTGATGAGGATTCCGTTGATTTGGACGCCGTTTCTCTTGGAAAGCAGGGTTGCCAAAGCTCTAAGAAATTGGTGGTTGTGGTGAACGGAGTCGATGTTCCAGCCTTGTTCTTTGATGACCAACAGCCGGTTTTCGTTATTGAAACGAAAGATGATCGTGCCAATTCGAAATTTAAGCAGTTTCTTGCTGATTTCCCTTCAAAGCTTTCCCTTTTACAGTCGGGAAGCCTTGAAAAGCAGCAGTTATCGAAGGAAATTGACGTCTTCGAGCCCATTAAGCATACGTTGACGAGCTGGAAAAGGCTCTTCTTTGCGGGAGAAGACAAGTTGGATGCTTTATGGACAGACCTTCAAGAGTCTTATGGACAGTATGCACAATTCAACAAGAGAGCGATCAACGTTATTAATGATGAGATATTCGTTAAAGAAATGACTCAATTGAACTACCTTTTGACtaaagagattgagaatATTCCTGAGGGAAGTGTAATTACCGTGAATTTGAATTCTTTGGTCTCtgtcttcaagaaaactgGTGTTAATTCGCAGACTTACAATACCTGTAAGAAGATGCTAGCCAATATTCTTGGTAGAGGAGACTCCAGTGGTCTAGAGAAGACCATTGTGGCTCTTCCGATTGATCAGCAGACATTTACATTCAAGTTTAATGAGGAAAGCAaacaacagaagagaaatttgCTCAGAAGATCGAGTAGAAGTAGCTTGAAACACTCGAATAGTGCCTACAAATCGTGCTATTCCAGCCAGGAAACCTGTATCGATAGCACAGGCTCTTGCTCTGGTCATGGAACTTGCACTCAGGTTCGTAAATGCTGGACGTGTATGTGTTCGGCTACAATGGATAAAGGATTAAGTACATACTGGGCGGGAAACGCATGCGAGAAAAAAGACGTCTCTTCCCAGTTCCACCTCCTTTTCTGGACCTCATTATTCATTATCTTAGCCATGGTGGCCGGAATCAAGTTCATGTATGAATGTGGAGAAACCAAGTTACCAGGAGTGTTACTTGCAGCCACTGTTCAAACCAAGAGAAGTGGTcaatag
- a CDS encoding uncharacterized protein (BUSCO:EOG093425BY), whose product MTESSSTSSHQNSSIYIHHHCENPKPLQVADAHIIYDEKNYLPDEVPDTRDIALPYNEDKINEISIDIGGSLAKLCYSKPDPQAGGVRLCFYSLETDKIDLFIRFIQEILVQYYHHDPAHHLYNENLVVIATGGGAYKYYDKLRHELHCTVQKEDEMQCLIIGLDFFVTEIKREVFYFDEAKHCYVEVELNDDENGQTEVIEDQYPYLLVNIGSGVSMIKVTGPGPDSFLRVGGSSLGGGTLWGLLSILTDCRTFDEMLEMAAQGNNENVDLLVGDIYGQGYNSIGLKANHIASSMGKVYKKVFEDEKGRNEDREHRLHKFHQQDIARSLLYAVSNNIGQIAYLQAQRYNLKKIYFAGSYIRNHYQTIRTLSYAIDFWSGGTKKAYFLRHEGYLGSMGAFLMRRAD is encoded by the coding sequence ATGACCGAGTCATCTTCTACATCCAGCCACCAGAATAGCAGTATTTATATCCATCATCACTGTGAGAATCCAAAACCTCTGCAAGTAGCCGATGCCCACATTATTTACGACGAGAAAAATTATCTACCCGATGAAGTGCCTGATACCAGAGATATAGCACTTCCGTACAACGAGGATAAGATTAACGAGATATCCATCGATATTGGCGGCTCTTTGGCCAAACTCTGCTACTCGAAGCCAGATCCTCAAGCTGGAGGTGTTCGCCTTTGTTTTTACAGCCTTGAAACCGATAAGATTGACTTATTTATTCGATTCATTCAAGAGATCTTGGTCCAGTACTATCATCACGATCCTGCACATCACCTATATAACGAGAATCTTGTTGTAATAGCCACTGGAGGCGGTGCTTACAAATACTACGATAAGTTACGCCACGAATTGCATTGCACTGTAcaaaaagaggatgagATGCAATGTCTTATAATAGGCCTGGACTTCTTTGTTACCGAGATAAAGCGAGAGGTGTTTTATTTCGACGAGGCTAAACATTGCTACGTGGAAGTGGAGCTTAACGATGACGAAAATGGTCAAACAGAGGTAATTGAGGATCAATATCCCTATTTATTAGTCAACATAGGCTCGGGAGTATCCATGATTAAGGTGACAGGTCCAGGCCCAGACAGCTTTTTGCGAGTTGGGGGTTCATCTCTTGGAGGAGGTACCCTTTGGGGCCTACTCTCTATCTTGACAGACTGCAGAACCTTTGATGAAATGTTGGAGATGGCAGCCCAAGGAAACAACGAGAATGTTGATCTTTTAGTAGGTGATATATACGGTCAAGGATACAACAGTATTGGTCTTAAGGCTAATCACATAGCCAGTTCGATGGGGAAGGTTTACAAAAAGgtgtttgaagatgagaaaggACGAAACGAAGACAGAGAACATCGGTTGCACAAATTCCACCAGCAAGATATAGCCAGATCGTTGTTGTATGCAGTCTCCAACAATATTGGACAGATTGCATATCTGCAAGCACAGAGATACAACCTCAAGAAGATCTACTTTGCAGGGTCGTATATCCGAAACCACTATCAGACGATCCGAACTTTGAGCTACGCCATTGATTTCTGGTCTGGGGGAACGAAAAAGGCTTATTTCTTGAGACACGAGGGTTATTTGGGGAGTATGGGAGCctttttgatgagaagagCAGATTAA
- the ARP2 gene encoding Arp2/3 complex subunit, actin nucleation center (BUSCO:EOG09342NZB), which yields MDQTPIVLDQGTGFVKIGRAGQNFPDYTFPSIVGRPILRAEEKTGDIEIKDIMLGDEASAVRSALQVSYPMENGIIRNWEDMEHLWDYAFYDRMQIDPTDRKILLTEAPMNPLKNREKMCDVMFEKYKFGGVYVAIQAVLALYAQGLSSGVVIDSGDGVTHIVPVYESVVLSHLTKRLDVAGRDVTRNLINLLLRRGYAFNRTADFETVRQIKEKFCYVSYDLGFDSKLSNETTTLVESYELPDGRVIKIGSERFEAPECLFQPSLVDVEQPGIGESLFNVIQSCDVDIRSTLYKSVVLSGGSSMYPGLPSRLEKELKQQWFSKILHGDPTRLGKFKVRIEDPPRRKYMVFIGGAVLANIMADKDHMWISRAEWEEQGPRVLSKLR from the exons ATGGATCAAACACCAATTG TTCTCGACCAAGGTACTGGTTTCGTGAAGATTGGCCGTGCGGGCCAGAACTTCCCCGACTATACTTTCCCGTCAATAGTCGGTAGACCTATTCTTAGAGCCGAAGAGAAAACTGGGGACATTGAAATCAAAGACATAATGCTTGGTGATGAGGCCTCTGCCGTTAGATCCGCGTTACAAGTCTCCTATCCTATGGAGAACGGCATTATCCGCAACTGGGAAGATATGGAACACCTTTGGGATTATGCCTTCTACGATAGAATGCAAATCGATCCGACCGATCGTAAAATTCTTCTCACAGAGGCTCCAATGAATCCATTGAAgaacagagagaagatgTGTGATGTGATgtttgaaaaatataagTTTGGAGGTGTCTATGTGGCCATCCAGGCCGTGCTAGCTTTATATGCCCAAGGTTTGTCTTCCGGTGTGGTCATTGATTCTGGTGACGGTGTTACACACATTGTTCCAGTGTATGAATCAGTGGTGCTTAGTCATTTGACTAAGAGATTGGATGTTGCCGGTAGAGATGTGACCAGAAACCTTATCAACCTCCTGTTGAGAAGAGGCTATGCATTCAACAGAACGGCTGATTTTGAGACCGTTAGGCAaatcaaagagaaattTTGCTATGTGTCGTATGATCTCGGCTTTGATTCCAAATTGAGTAACGAAACTACCACTTTGGTGGAAAGCTACGAACTTCCCGATGGTAGAGTTATCAAGATCGGCTCAGAGAGATTCGAGGCCCCAGAGTGTCTTTTCCAGCCATCTTTGGTAGATGTGGAGCAGCCAGGTATCGGCGAATCATTGTTCAATGTCATTCAGTCTTGCGATGTCGATATCAGATCCACACTATACAAATCTGTCGTGCTTAGTGGAGGTTCATCAATGTATCCAGGTCTTCCTTCCAGATTGgaaaaggaattgaaacAGCAGTGGTTCAGTAAAATTCTTCACGGAGATCCAACAAGGTTGGGTAAGTTTAAAGTTAGAATTGAAGATCCTCCAAGGAGAAAGTACATGGTATTTATCGGGGGTGCAGTGTTGGCTAATATCATGGCCGATAAGGACCACATGTGGATAAGTAGGGCCGAATGGGAAGAACAGGGACCTCGAGTGTTATCCAAGTTGCGCTAA
- a CDS encoding uncharacterized protein (BUSCO:EOG09340JMX) produces the protein MDRRDQNVKLDYTFLEGDSDEELSPPALSTYALSLLEEGKEKVRESFRGPLTVTTNSAGHSTTQSPTSKVVSHSIGRSGRVRHSRLKAKLDLGAPRRVSDNSSREYSTYGISAHATPSYTSLTKLSSVNTDTKASSVKARKRSLVVTPKHVKTGYSPVVKRSDSSSTPYNRDGILDIEELSVTPVKVGHGASMDEMYDTPEQVRRALTPLSENRQNLIDVWGSPKMLNKDHKSVNWKDDKGYGSSPAHFKQVLEQELRKQREQILKEVREQHEKEDQQRETYLLQRSEKEHKKWLDEIRTRDSVSSTVPQVSQTASSDVICVKTQAFKLEQEIGKGGSSKVYRAKRITKGSHGVMDYAIKVVKFDQHDQATISEFKGEVKMLKKLKDEERVVELKDFELKPTSLVMVMECGEIDLAQILQARASKPFDLEFVRYHTREVFKCVKAVHEAGVVHSDLKPANFLFVRGTLKLIDFGISNSLSDETVNIYRDCQMGTPNYMAPETLTVSNTSADHSSGDSGVWKVGKPADIWSCGCIIYQMCYGKPPYSGYPGHKKILAITNPKIDITYPRMSSNGGPLIDRLVLDTMQRCLKRDPAQRATATELLSMPFLNPKVVTQTFMGDLVRNAVQFGLNNPGISDRKVEKLVENIWNKVDEYC, from the coding sequence ATGGATAGGCGTGATCAGAACGTCAAACTCGACTATACGTTTCTGGAGGGTGATTCGGATGAAGAGCTTAGTCCTCCGGCATTGAGCACGTACGCGCTATCGTTGCTAGAGGAggggaaagaaaaggtcAGGGAGTCTTTTCGAGGGCCTCTGACGGTCACTACAAACTCTGCTGGTCATTCTACGACACAATCACCCACTTCGAAAGTAGTATCGCATTCCATTGGTCGATCAGGCCGAGTCAGACATTCTAGATTAAAGGCCAAATTGGATCTTGGTGCCCCAAGAAGAGTGTCTGATAACTCCTCGAGGGAGTATTCTACATACGGGATATCTGCACATGCGACCCCATCATACACATCGTTGACAAAACTAAGCAGTGTGAATACTGACACAAAGGCTAGTAGTGTAAAGGCACGCAAAAGATCCTTGGTGGTGACTCCCAAGCACGTTAAAACGGGCTACTCTCCTGTAGTTAAGCGTTCCGATTCCAGTTCCACTCCATATAATAGAGACGGAATACTTGATATAGAGGAGTTAAGTGTTACTCCTGTGAAAGTTGGTCACGGCGCATCTATGGATGAGATGTATGATACCCCAGAGCAGGTCAGAAGAGCGTTGACTCCATTGTCTGAGAATCGGCAAAATCTGATCGATGTTTGGGGAAGTCCTAAAATGTTGAATAAGGACCATAAGAGTGTCAATTGGAAGGATGATAAGGGCTATGGCTCCTCTCCAGCTCATTTCAAGCAGGTACTTGAACAAGAACTTAGAAAGCAACGAGAGCAGATCCTAAAAGAAGTTAGAGAACAGCATGAAAAGGAAGACCAGCAGAGAGAAACATATTTGCTACAAAGATCTGAGAAAGAACATAAGAAATGGTTGGACGAGATAAGGACTAGAGATAGTGTTTCTTCGACTGTGCCGCAGGTTTCTCAGACTGCCTCGTCGGATGTTATCTGCGTGAAGACACAGGCATTTAAATTGGAGCAAGAAATCGGTAAAGGAGGTTCTTCCAAAGTGTACAGAGCCAAAAGAATCACCAAGGGGTCTCATGGTGTTATGGACTATGCAATCAAAGTGGTGAAGTTTGATCAACATGACCAGGCTACCATCAGTGAGTTTAAAGGAGAAGTGAAGATGctcaaaaagttgaaagaCGAGGAAAGAGTGGTcgaattgaaggattttgaGCTGAAACCAACATCATTGGTTATGGTGATGGAATGTGGAGAGATCGATTTGGCCCAGATTCTGCAGGCAAGAGCCTCTAAGCCTTTTGATCTTGAGTTTGTTAGATATCATACCCGAGAGGTGTTCAAATGTGTTAAAGCAGTTCATGAGGCAGGTGTAGTTCACTCCGATTTGAAGCCTGCAAATTTCTTGTTTGTTCGTGGAACCTTGAAGCTCATTGATTTTGGTATTTCGAACTCGCTGTCCGATGAGACTGTCAACATTTATAGAGATTGTCAGATGGGGACTCCTAACTATATGGCTCCAGAGACTTTGACGGTATCAAATACTAGTGCTGATCATTCTTCTGGTGATTCAGGCGTCTGGAAAGTGGGTAAACCTGCAGATATATGGTCTTGTGGTTGTATTATTTATCAGATGTGCTATGGAAAGCCTCCATACTCAGGTTATCCAGGACATAAAAAGATTTTGGCCATTACCAATCCAAAGATTGACATCACATACCCCAGAATGTCATCGAATGGAGGACCTCTTATTGATAGGCTGGTGCTGGATACTATGCAACGATGCTTGAAGAGAGATCCAGCACAGAGAGCTACCGCTACAGAGCTTCTCTCGATGCCGTTCTTAAACCCAAAAGTAGTGACACAGACGTTTATGGGAGACCTGGTAAGGAATGCTGTGCAATTTGGCTTGAATAATCCCGGAATCAGCGATAGAAAGGTAGAGAAGCTAGTTGAAAACATATGGAACAAAGTTGATGAGTATTGTTAG
- a CDS encoding uncharacterized protein (BUSCO:EOG093407EZ), producing MSSSLAAKLSGITLHNNFSAHSFDNVAESELQGSGYQSPKFSGKNAQMTKVMDKLDETGLIPDTLIEHETKWFYEQLGIDDTFFAAETVDAIAAHILALYSSKVEAFACGNDATHFHHKRIAEDGSHAVYFATEPDFVEFEHEIDDDFLDKEAYRLVSFASTLPNGAKLLCDFVYKCIFSEKDGATGIDAISDTTFAATATSHTKVLYSEVLGQLMATDGPVIKHFAIAATGEQRIIVGYKRGTSPRYNSALSSLADYYNVILKRKYVENFSNGYSVLSMYIEHSDDYSPEAIIYQITKEASLLYCVPNNLFQDRFAAGDMSVQECIYAHCAVIFATHFLNRLGPEYSQLKSILLSSPSKDPKNLELISRLKERLTSETYSQTYIQECLENNIGIVRRLYRHFVDVHYISSSLEKTLSYQRVAKIVTISSDDQFNELISEIGATNEGYALVLQALYAFNKSILKTNFFVTSKLAISFRLNPTFLPKDEYPNTPFGMFFVVGSDFRGFHIRFRDIARGGIRIVKSRSLDAYAKNRRTMFEENYGLASTQQRKNKDIPEGGSKGVILLDAGEAQNKTKECFAKYIDALLDLLIKDPSKENIVDLYAKPEMLFMGPDENTAGFVDWATLHAKKRGANFGFPWKAFFTGKSPSLGGIPHDQYGMTTLSVRAFIEGVYEKLGITDWSTINKFQIAGGDGDLGSNEIKLSGNENYVGLVDGFGCIVDEDGIDKGELLRLANARLGNDHFDKSKLGPKGYMVMVEDKDVKLPNGQHIQNGLLFRNNFHLELPKIYPSKDFVKLFVPCGGRPASINANNVHCLLDEKTGKSNIPIIVEGANLFITQAAKIILEQSGAIVFKDASTNKGGVTSSSMEVLAALAFGDDAFHQHMCFNEEINDVPEFYKSYVKEVQEIVVRHAKSEFALLWKLKPETGKTFSELSDQLSVAINTLGDELRESKELWDDDKRFRNEVLADAVPKLLLRAVGIDGILKNVPEAYLKAIFATKLSSEFVYTRGVDTNPAKFLEYISSLKRKLEN from the coding sequence ATGTCTTCGTCTCTTGCTGCCAAGCTCTCGGGCATCACTTTGCACAACAATTTTAGCGCCCATTCTTTCGACAACGTTGCGGAGTCGGAATTGCAAGGCTCCGGCTACCAGTCCCCAAAGTTCTCCGGGAAAAACGCTCAGATGACTAAGGTTATGGACAAATTGGATGAGACCGGTCTCATTCCAGATACTCTCATTGAACACGAAACTAAATGGTTTTACGAGCAATTGGGTATCGATGATACCTTTTTTGCTGCGGAAACCGTTGATGCAATTGCTGCTCATATTTTGGCTCTCTACTCCTCCAAAGTCGAGGCATTTGCTTGTGGTAATGATGCAACCCATTTTCACCATAAGCGCATTGCTGAGGACGGCTCTCATGCTGTTTATTTTGCTACGGAACCCGATTTTGTCGAGTTTGAGCATGAAATTGACGACGATTTCCTCGACAAAGAGGCATATCGCTTGGTTTCTTTCGCCTCAACCTTGCCTAATGGTGCTAAGTTACTGTGTGACTTTGTCTACAAGTGCATATTTAGCGAGAAGGACGGAGCAACTGGTATAGATGCCATCAGTGACACCACCTTCgctgctactgctactTCTCACACCAAGGTTCTTTACTCCGAGGTTTTGGGTCAGTTGATGGCTACTGATGGTCCTGTCATCAAACACTTTGCCATTGCAGCTACCGGCGAGCAGAGAATTATTGTTGGCTACAAGAGAGGTACCTCTCCAAGATACAACTCTGCTCTCTCCTCCTTAGCCGACTATTACAACGTCATCTTGAAGCGTAAGTACGTCGAGAATTTCTCCAACGGCTATTCTGTATTGTCCATGTACATTGAACACTCTGATGATTATAGTCCCGAAGCAATCATTTACCAGATTACTAAGGAGGCTTCCTTGCTTTACTGCGTTCCAAATAACTTGTTCCAGGATAGATTCGCCGCAGGTGATATGTCCGTTCAGGAGTGCATTTATGCACATTGCGCTGTCATCTTTGCCACTCATTTCTTGAACAGATTGGGACCGGAGTACAGCCAATTGAAGagtattcttctttcttctccatctaAAGATCCTAAGAACCTAGAGCTTATCTCTAGATTGAAAGAGCGACTCACTTCTGAAACGTACAGTCAGACCTACATCCAGGAATGCCTCGAGAACAACATTGGTATTGTTCGTCGGTTGTACCGTCACTTTGTTGATGTCCATTACATCAGCTCGtctcttgaaaagactCTTTCTTACCAAAGAGTTGCCAAGATTGTGACAATTTCAAGTGACGATCAATTCAACGAGCTCATTTCCGAGATTGGTGCCACTAATGAAGGATACGCCTTGGTGTTGCAGGCATTGTATGCTTTCAACAAGAGCATTCTAAAGACTAATTTCTTTGTCACTTCTAAGCTTGCTATTTCTTTCAGATTGAATCCTACTTTCCTACCTAAGGATGAATATCCAAACACTCCGTTTGGCATGTTCTTCGTCGTAGGCTCCGACTTCCGTGGCTTCCACATTAGATTCAGAGATATTGCACGTGGTGGTATTCGTATCGTCAAGTCCCGGTCGCTGGATGCTTATGCCAAAAACCGTCGTACCATGTTTGAAGAGAACTATGGCTTGGCAAGTACCCAgcaaaggaaaaacaaagatATTCCTGAGGGTGGCTCCAAAGGTGTTATCCTATTGGATGCAGGTGAGGCTCAGAATAAGACTAAGGAATGCTTTGCCAAATATATTGACGCTCTTCTTGATCTATTGATCAAGGATCCTTCTAAGGAAAATATTGTTGACCTTTATGCAAAGCCTGAGATGTTATTCATGGGTCCCGACGAAAACACTGCTGGATTTGTTGACTGGGCCACTCTACATGCCAAGAAACGTGGTGCCAATTTTGGATTTCCTTGGAAGGCCTTCTTTACTGGAAAGTCTCCATCCCTAGGTGGTATTCCTCACGATCAGTATGGTATGACCACTCTTAGTGTTAGAGCTTTCATTGAAGGCGTCTACGAAAAGTTGGGTATCACTGATTGGTCCACTATTAACAAGTTCCAGATCGCTGGTGGTGATGGAGATTTGGGTTCTAACGAAATTAAACTTTCTGGAAATGAGAACTATGTTGGCCTCGTTGACGGATTTGGCTGTATTGTTGACGAGGATGGAATTGACAAAGGAGAGTTGTTACGTCTCGCTAACGCTCGTTTGGGTAATGACCACTTTGACAAATCGAAGTTAGGACCCAAAGGTTACATGGTAATGGTCGAGGACAAGGATGTCAAGCTTCCTAACGGCCAACACATTCAGAATGGATTGCTTTTCAGAAACAACTTCCACTTGGAATTGCCTAAGATCTATCCAAGCAAGGACTTTGTGAAATTGTTTGTTCCTTGCGGAGGTAGACCCGCTTCTATCAATGCCAACAATGTTCACTGTCTGTTGGACGAGAAGACAGGTAAGTCAAACATTCCTATCATTGTAGAAGGCGCCAACCTATTCATCACTCAGGCTGCCAAGATAATTCTTGAACAGAGTGGTGCTATCGTGTTCAAAGACGCTTCTACAAATAAGGGCGGAgtgacttcttcttctatgGAAGTTTTAGCTGCTTTGGCCTTTGGAGATGATGCATTCCATCAGCACATGTGCTTcaatgaagagattaaTGATGTACCAGAATTCTACAAATCCTACGTCAAAGAGGTTCAGGAGATCGTTGTACGTCATGCCAAATCCGAATTTGCTTTATTGTGGAAGCTGAAGCCGGAAACTGGTAAGACCTTCAGTGAATTGAGTGATCAATTATCCGTGGCCATTAACACGTTGGGTGATGAATTGAGAGAATCCAAGGAACTCTGGGACGATGATAAGAGGTTTAGAAACGAGGTTTTGGCAGACGCCGTTCCAAAGCTTTTGCTAAGAGCCGTTGGAATTGACGGCATCCTCAAAAATGTGCCTGAAGCTTACTTGAAGGCCATCTTCGCTACTAAGTTGAGTAGTGAATTTGTCTACACCAGAGGTGTCGACACCAACCCTGCCAAATTTTTGGAATATATTTCcagtttgaagagaaagcttgAGAATTGA